The Actinopolyspora erythraea genome has a segment encoding these proteins:
- a CDS encoding SAM-dependent methyltransferase — translation MDQHDPPREQVPLGSFAPPTGEARTDRPNAARMYDYYLGGSTNFAVDREAADAGSAAMPHAREYARANRAFLGRAVAYLSERGIDQFLDLGSGIPTVGNVHEVAQELDPNARVAYVDHEPVAVAHAQRLLAEHSNVTITLADVRDPQAVLTAPGVSGLLDFARPVGVLAVAVLPFVPDQRTALDVLAAYREACVAGSYLVVSHISAISATEQQVTDAEEVMARTPNPVRWRPPNEIAELLEGYELVEPGLVPLPEWHARDAVSRSQVETSNAYGAVGYLAR, via the coding sequence CGCGGACCGACCGGCCGAACGCCGCCCGCATGTACGACTACTACCTGGGCGGCTCCACCAACTTCGCGGTGGACCGCGAGGCGGCCGATGCGGGGTCCGCCGCGATGCCCCACGCCCGCGAGTACGCACGCGCGAACCGGGCCTTCCTGGGACGGGCGGTCGCCTACCTGTCCGAGCGGGGAATCGACCAGTTCCTGGACCTGGGCTCGGGCATTCCCACCGTCGGCAACGTGCACGAAGTGGCCCAGGAGCTCGACCCGAACGCACGGGTGGCCTACGTGGACCACGAGCCGGTGGCGGTGGCACACGCGCAGCGGCTGCTCGCCGAGCACTCGAACGTGACGATCACACTGGCCGACGTTCGGGACCCGCAGGCGGTGCTCACCGCTCCCGGCGTGTCCGGGCTGCTGGACTTCGCCCGACCCGTGGGCGTCCTGGCCGTCGCGGTGCTGCCGTTCGTGCCGGACCAGCGGACGGCGCTGGACGTGCTCGCCGCCTATCGTGAGGCCTGCGTGGCGGGCAGCTACCTGGTGGTCTCGCACATCTCGGCGATCTCGGCGACCGAGCAGCAGGTCACCGACGCCGAGGAGGTCATGGCTCGCACCCCCAACCCGGTGAGGTGGCGTCCCCCGAACGAGATCGCGGAGCTGCTGGAGGGCTACGAGCTGGTGGAGCCCGGCCTGGTTCCACTGCCCGAGTGGCATGCGCGGGACGCGGTTTCCCGGTCCCAGGTCGAAACCTCGAACGCCTACGGGGCGGTGGGTTACCTGGCACGTTGA